The Gemmatimonadota bacterium DNA window TTCGGCGGCATGAAGGCGAGCGGGATCGGGCGGGACGGGGGCGACTACAGCTTCGACTTCTACATGGAAACGAAGAACATCGACATCGCCCTCGAACACCACCCAGTGCCGAAGCTGGGAAAATAAGAGGACGCATCGTGGCCCTTCCCGCAGCGAATCCTTCCCCGCCCTTCAATATCGTCCGCGCCAGCCATGCGGAGTGGGGGGTGACGGACCTGGACTACGCCCGCGACTTCTATATCGACCTGCTGGGGTACGTCTGCGAGGACGACGCGGGGGACAGGCTCTTCCTGCGCGGCATGGAGGAAAGGAACCACCATTCGCTGATCCTGACGAAGGCGGACGAACCGGTCGTGCACCGCATCGCCTTCAAGGTCGCCGGAGACGCCGACCTGGACCGGGCCGAAGCCTTCTATGACGACGCCGGTTGCCGGACGGCTTTCGTCGACCGGTACGCCCAGGGCCGTACGCTGCACGTGGACGATCCCTTCGGCATCCCCCTGGAGTTCTACCACGAGATGGAGCGCCGGGACCTGCTGCTGCAGGAGTACCACCGTTACCGCGGCGCTCACATCCAGCGCATCGACCATTTCAACCTGTTCTCCCATGACGTGAACGGGATGACGGCCTTCTACGCCGAATCGCTGGGATTCCGGCCGACGGAGGTGACCGTGGCCGACATCGGGGACGAGGACTCCGACCTCTGGGCTACCTGGCTGCACCGCCGGGGCGGCGTCCACGACATCGCCTTCACCAACGGCCTGGGGCCGCGCCTGCATCACATCGGCGTCTACGTACCCACGGCCATGGACATCATCCACTTCTGCGACCGGCTGGCCAGTTCGGAACACCGCGACGCCTTCGAGCGGGGACCGGGGCGCCACGGCATCTCGAACGCCTTCTTCCTGTACCTCTTCGACCGGGACGGCCACCGGATCGAGCTGTTCACGGGAGACTACGTCACCGTCGACCCGGATCATCCCGCACGGGTCTGGGACCTGAAGGACACCCGGCGCCAGACCCTGTGGGGGCAGGCCGCCCCGCGGTCCTGGTTCGAGCACGGCACCCGATTTAACGAAGTCGAACCCGTCCCTTCGCGACTTGAAGCCGCACCGGTCATTGCGCCGGAATGAACGGATGTTGAACATCCAGGCCGCAATCCAACAGGAGCTTTCATGTCCCATACCCATGACGACGAACTCGTAGAGGAGATATTGCCGGCGGGTCAGCCCAGGCTGCTCCGGGTATTGAGTGCGAAGACCGGTACGGCGGTCATCATCGGCGCGATTATCGGATCGGGCATTTTCATGGTGCCGAGCACCGTGGCCTCGCAGGTCGGTTCGCCCGCGCTCAGCCTGTTCGTGTGGATCATCGGCGGCGTGCTGGCCCTGGCGGGCGCCCTGTGCTACGCGGAACTCGGCGCGGCCATACCGCGCAGCGGGGGCACCTATGCCTTCCTCAGGCGGGCGTACAACACGGACCTGGTCGCCTTTCTTTTCGGATGGGCCTTTCTCTTCATCATCATCACAGGGGCCATGGGAGCGGTGGCCACCGTATTCGCCCGGTACGCCAGCGGCCTCTTCGCCATCGAAGACCTCTGGACCGAGCGGTGGCTGGCCGTGGGATGCATCCTCTTCCTGACCGTGGTCAACTGCCTGGGCGTCAAGATCGGCGGATCGGTTCAGAACGTATTCGCCTTCATCAAGGTCGGCGCCGTCCTGGCCGTCATCCTCCTCGGTTTTTCCATGGCCACGGGCACGGAAGTCGCCTGGACCCCACTCGTGCAGGAGAAGGCGGGGACCGCGCTACTCGGCGGCCTGAGCCTGGCGATCCTGGGGGCGCTGTTCGCCTACAACGGCTGGTTTTTCGTGACGTTCATAGCGACCGAGATCAAGGACCCGGCGCGGAGCATTCCGCGGGCGATTTTCGCCGCGCTGGCCATCGTGGCCACGGTCTATATCCTGGCCAACGTCGTCTACCTTACGGTCCTGTCCTTCGAAGAACTCCAGGCGTCCCGCCGGCCGGCGGCCGATACCCTCCAGGCCCTGGTGGGACCCTCGGGTGCGATGGCCATATCGGCGGCCATCATGCTGACGACTTTCGGTACGGTCAACGCCCAGCTGATGGTGGCGCCCAGGGTCTATCACGCCATGGCGAATCACGAGATTTTCTTCCGGGTGTGCCAGTATGTGCACCCCCGTTTCCGGACGCCGGTGGTTTCCATCGTGATGCAGGGGCTGTGGGCTTCGGTCTTCGCGCTGACCGGCACCTTCGTCGAGATCGTCAGTTTCGCCATGTTCTACACCTACGTATTCCTGACGCTGGCGGTGGTCGGCCTGATGATCCTGCGGAGGAAGGAACCGGACCTGCACCGGCCGTACCGGGTGTGGGGGTATCCCGTGACCCCCGTACTTTTCCTCGTGATCGCCGCGGGCGTGCTGGCCAATGCCCTGATCGGCGACTTTACGCGCCCGCTGCTGGGCCTCGTCATCCTGGCCATCGGCCTGCCCTTCTACTTCTACTGGAAACGGCAGCAGCGGACGAACCGGGCGGCCGGATCGACGACCGACCCGGTGGCCGACTCGACGGCCGGCTCGACCGCCATGGAGTAAACCCGGCACATGTCCCGACCGCACGTCATCTACATCCTGTCCGACGAACACGCGGGCCAGGCCATGGGCTACGCCGGGGATCCCAACCTGCGGACCCCTAACATGGACCGCATGGCCGCGGAGGGTGTGAGTTTCATGCGCGCCCGGGCCAACTGCCCCGTGTGCACGCCCTCGCGGGGCACCATATTCTCGGGCCGGCACGCCCACGCCGGACCGGTGCAGGGGTTTCACGACGTGTACAAGCCGGCGGCGCCGAGCACGGCTATCTTGCTTCGCGAAGCCGGCTACCATACCGCCTATTTCGGCAAGTGGCACTGCGGGACGGTGCGCGACCAGATCCCTCCTGAAGTGCGTCGCGACCCGGATTATTACGACCTGGAAGCGGCGCCGCGCACGCCGGAATTTCACCGGGGCGGTTTCCAGGACTGGTACGGATTCGAGATGAACAACGCGCCGTTCAAGGGGTTCTACTACCGGGAAGGCGACGTGGACCCCACGCGCATGCCGGGCTACCAGACCGACGCATTGACCGACATGGCCATCGCGTACCTGGACAACTTCGGCCGGGACCAGCCGCTCTTTCTCGTCCTCAGCGTGGAACCGCCCCACTGGCCGCTCGAAGTGCCGGACGCCTACATGCGGTTCGATCCCGCGTCCCTGAGGACCCGTCCGAATTTCGGCGGTCAAGCCGATCTGAGGGAACGGCTGGCCGCCTACTACGCCATGATCGAGAACCTGGACGGGAACATCGGCCGCCTGCTCGACGCGGTGGGCGGCATGGACGGTTTCCGGGACAACACGGTGACGGTGTACTTCTCCGATCACGGCGACTTCATGGGAAGCCACGGCCAGATGGAGGACAAGGGACATCCCCACGAAGAGTCCGTACGGGTACCCGCGGTCTTTCACGCCCCGGGGGTCCTCGAGCCGCAGGGCGCTCGGCCGGACCTGTTCAGCCTGGTGGACATGGCGCCCACGACCCTCGGACTGGCCGGGGTGCCCGTGCCGGTGCACATGCAGGGCGCCGACTTCTCACCTGCCTGCAGGGGCGCGGATTTCGACGGGCCCGGGGAAGTACTGCTCGAAATGGTGGGAGCGCCCAGGGTGCACTTCGACTACGCGGACTGGCGCGGACTGGTCACGGACCGTTGGAAGTACGCCTTCTACGAGACCGGTCACGAAGTGCTCTTCGACCTGTGGGAAGACCCGTACGAAACGCGTAACCTGGCGGACGCGGATCCGGCCCGGTTGGCGGACATGCGGACGCGTCTGCTAAGCCTGCTGGAAGCCACGCGGGAACCCTATTTCGACGTGATCGTCCAGCATGGCGTCCGTCCCGAAGGCCCGGCCCTGAACATTTCCCGACGGCGGCGGGAGGGCATCGCGCCATCGTGGGACGACCTGATAAGCAACGCCTGACGAAATCGGATCCTGACCGATCCGGGAGGTGCGGAATGCTGGAACAGTTTCGGCGCGACGGCTACATCCTGGTGCCCGGCGTCTTCGGAGACGAGGAAATGGACGCCGCGCTGGAGGCCATGGAGCGGAATTTCTACGGCAAATCCTACGCGTCCTGGCTCGGGGACTTCGAACGGGGCGAACAGGGATCCGTGGGAGACGGGTTCACCACGAAGCAGGACGAAGTGGTGGGACGGTCCCAGTTTCCGGTGGGCGATCCGGCGCTCGACCGTCTCATCGAGAACGAACGCTACCTTGATCTATTCGAGCTGTTCCTGGACGACCGGCCCAGTTATTGCAACGCCCACCTGTTCATGCGCACCGGACCGGTGGACGAGCGGTATCCCGATGAATCCTGGAGCGGATACCACGTCGACCACAACACGAACTGCGTCCTTCCCCCATCCAAGGACGCCGCGCGATTCTCCTACATCAACTCCGGCGTGTATCTCCATGACGTCGAAGACGACGGCGCGCCCATGCTGCTCGTACCGGGGTCGCACACACGGGCGGCCGAGGTCTTTGCCGAGGGATGGGACACCGGCAACATGGCGAGCGTCAGCCACGTCCGGGACATCCGCAAGGCCGGCCTGCGGGATCCGGTCCCGGCCGTGGGCAAGAAGGGAACAGCGGCCTTCTATTCGTCCTACCTGCTCCATTCGGCGCAACCCTTTCAGGACATGAAAAAGCAGCGGGCCTTCTGGACCCTTTCCATGTGCCGCCGCGACGCCGACCGGTGGACCCGATTTTCGAATCCATTCATCTACGGCGAGCGGGAATACATGATGCCCTTCATAACGTCTACGACCCCGCGCGTTCGATCGTTGTTCGGGTGGCCCGAGCCCGGTCATCCCTACTACACGGAACAGACCCTGGGCCTCCTCGCGCGGGCCTTCCCGGGTATCGACCTGGACCCCTATCGCCAGGCATTGCACCCGACATCATGCCCTTGACAATAACGGGCGTTTCCCGTTATCCTGATCCTGCATCGTCCGTCCCTTTCAGGTCGCGGGGCGCGTCGCCTTAAAAACGCTTCGGACAGGCGGTCCGCAGGTCCCGACGCCGTCCCGGAACCCCTCCTGGAACCATGTGCGAATACTCAGGCCCCAACCCCATACCCAAGATCGACATCCACACCCATATCCTGCCGGAGAACTGGCCCGATCTGCACAAGCGATACGGGTACGGCGGGTTCGTCGAACTGGACCATTACCGGCCGGGATGCGCGCGCATGATGATCGACGGCAGGAAGTTCCGCGAGATCCAGGCCAACTCGTGGGACCCGCCGACCCGGATCGGGGAATGCGACGACGCCGGCGTGCACGTCCAGGTCCTCTCCACCGTCCCGGTG harbors:
- the hpaD gene encoding 3,4-dihydroxyphenylacetate 2,3-dioxygenase; the protein is MALPAANPSPPFNIVRASHAEWGVTDLDYARDFYIDLLGYVCEDDAGDRLFLRGMEERNHHSLILTKADEPVVHRIAFKVAGDADLDRAEAFYDDAGCRTAFVDRYAQGRTLHVDDPFGIPLEFYHEMERRDLLLQEYHRYRGAHIQRIDHFNLFSHDVNGMTAFYAESLGFRPTEVTVADIGDEDSDLWATWLHRRGGVHDIAFTNGLGPRLHHIGVYVPTAMDIIHFCDRLASSEHRDAFERGPGRHGISNAFFLYLFDRDGHRIELFTGDYVTVDPDHPARVWDLKDTRRQTLWGQAAPRSWFEHGTRFNEVEPVPSRLEAAPVIAPE
- a CDS encoding amino acid permease, which translates into the protein MSHTHDDELVEEILPAGQPRLLRVLSAKTGTAVIIGAIIGSGIFMVPSTVASQVGSPALSLFVWIIGGVLALAGALCYAELGAAIPRSGGTYAFLRRAYNTDLVAFLFGWAFLFIIITGAMGAVATVFARYASGLFAIEDLWTERWLAVGCILFLTVVNCLGVKIGGSVQNVFAFIKVGAVLAVILLGFSMATGTEVAWTPLVQEKAGTALLGGLSLAILGALFAYNGWFFVTFIATEIKDPARSIPRAIFAALAIVATVYILANVVYLTVLSFEELQASRRPAADTLQALVGPSGAMAISAAIMLTTFGTVNAQLMVAPRVYHAMANHEIFFRVCQYVHPRFRTPVVSIVMQGLWASVFALTGTFVEIVSFAMFYTYVFLTLAVVGLMILRRKEPDLHRPYRVWGYPVTPVLFLVIAAGVLANALIGDFTRPLLGLVILAIGLPFYFYWKRQQRTNRAAGSTTDPVADSTAGSTAME
- a CDS encoding sulfatase-like hydrolase/transferase produces the protein MSRPHVIYILSDEHAGQAMGYAGDPNLRTPNMDRMAAEGVSFMRARANCPVCTPSRGTIFSGRHAHAGPVQGFHDVYKPAAPSTAILLREAGYHTAYFGKWHCGTVRDQIPPEVRRDPDYYDLEAAPRTPEFHRGGFQDWYGFEMNNAPFKGFYYREGDVDPTRMPGYQTDALTDMAIAYLDNFGRDQPLFLVLSVEPPHWPLEVPDAYMRFDPASLRTRPNFGGQADLRERLAAYYAMIENLDGNIGRLLDAVGGMDGFRDNTVTVYFSDHGDFMGSHGQMEDKGHPHEESVRVPAVFHAPGVLEPQGARPDLFSLVDMAPTTLGLAGVPVPVHMQGADFSPACRGADFDGPGEVLLEMVGAPRVHFDYADWRGLVTDRWKYAFYETGHEVLFDLWEDPYETRNLADADPARLADMRTRLLSLLEATREPYFDVIVQHGVRPEGPALNISRRRREGIAPSWDDLISNA
- a CDS encoding phytanoyl-CoA dioxygenase family protein; this translates as MLEQFRRDGYILVPGVFGDEEMDAALEAMERNFYGKSYASWLGDFERGEQGSVGDGFTTKQDEVVGRSQFPVGDPALDRLIENERYLDLFELFLDDRPSYCNAHLFMRTGPVDERYPDESWSGYHVDHNTNCVLPPSKDAARFSYINSGVYLHDVEDDGAPMLLVPGSHTRAAEVFAEGWDTGNMASVSHVRDIRKAGLRDPVPAVGKKGTAAFYSSYLLHSAQPFQDMKKQRAFWTLSMCRRDADRWTRFSNPFIYGEREYMMPFITSTTPRVRSLFGWPEPGHPYYTEQTLGLLARAFPGIDLDPYRQALHPTSCP